The Coffea eugenioides isolate CCC68of chromosome 8, Ceug_1.0, whole genome shotgun sequence genome has a segment encoding these proteins:
- the LOC113780824 gene encoding receptor-like protein 9DC3 codes for MEKQNWLCLISAHLLILQSAIASSFSVHHFCHHDEGLALLQFKEQFKISASNEFSSYCSYFGQHPHPKITSWNESTDCCTWDGVTCHEITGHIIQLDLSCSQIEGVISPNSSLFGLSQLRKLNLAHNDFQQSRILREFSGLTQLTHLNLSTSNFNGQIASEISHLSKLVLLDFSLHPPSSTTLRLQKHDFQMLLRNLTKISVLCLSSVHIASEVPLNFSSSLTYLDLSSTGMHGNLPDHVFEIPNMQALVLGSNENLTGILPKFNSSISSLEVLDLSFTNLFGELPVSIGCLKSLNSLILYGCQFSGSLPESIGNLSKLTDLELGSNNFVGQIPRSISNFVWLKTLDLSGNRFPGPIPDSFNNLQKLTSLSLFSNPLVGPLPPSVVNLTGLVELDIRFTSLSGPLPSNASGLQNLVSLLLTHSFLDGTLPSWLFHLPSVILLDLAFNNFTGPLPDFTGNSSLALFFLDHNKLQGPIPKSISTLRKLIWLDLSSNNLSGIVDLIMFSNMKNLVYLYLSSNRLVCRIDSGVSLLNLGQLGLSSCGLKEFPGFIQNSKNLSYLDLSSNNIRQIPSWLPSTAWDSLTYLNLSYNAISTPFMPPWKSLSVLDIRSNQLQGPLPISICNLEVLFFLDMSENKFSGEIPHCFGNFSSGLAVLNLKNNRLQGSIGMTFAWNNGLRYLGLQGNLFEGQLPRSLVKCEKLEVFDVGNNKINDTFPTWVENLKELKVLVLKSNRFFGTIDNNFKTKSPFKKLQIMDLSNNEFTGVVPIRLLTSLRAMMNSDRTESRAMYLGAGYIGYDNDYRYSLSISMKGLSMELAQIITTLTAIDLSSNRFSGEIDDVIGNLVGLEVLNLSHNRFSGHIPSSFGNLSSLESLDISCNQIDGEIPQQLTMMTSLEFLNLSQNHLVGRIPQGNQFNTFSNDSYKGNVGLCGLPLTKKCSESDFEVPPPLPIDQEEEQSDFFSGFTWKPVMIGYGFGIVLGLALGWLMFATGKPQWIVTFVEEATYKQKTR; via the coding sequence ATGGAGAAGCAAAATTGGCTTTGTTTAATATCAGCTCACCTTCTCATACTGCAAAGTGCAATTGCTTCCTCTTTTTCCGTGCATCATTTCTGCCACCATGATGAAGGTCTTGCGTTGCTTCAGTTTAAAGAGCAATTCAAGATTAGCGCATCCAATGAATTTTCTTCCTACTGTAGTTACTTTGGTCAGCATCCTCATCCGAAGATCACATCTTGGAACGAGAGTACAGATTGCTGCACCTGGGATGGAGTCACATGCCATGAGATCACTGGTCATATAATTCAATTAGACCTCAGCTGCAGCCAAATTGAAGGAGTCATCAGTCCTAATAGTAGCCTCTTCGGCCTTTCTCAACTCCGGAAACTAAACTTGGCACATAATGATTTCCAGCAATCGCGAATTTTGCGCGAGTTCAGTGGATTAACACAGCTGACACACCTCAACCTCTCGACTTCAAATTTCAATGGCCAAATTGCATCCGAAATATCTCACTTGTCCAAGTTAGTTTTGCTTGATTTCTCTCTACATCCCCCAAGCTCCACAACTTTAAGACttcaaaaacatgattttcaaATGCTTCTACGAAATTTAACCAAGATAAGTGTGCTTTGTCTGTCTTCTGTACATATAGCATCTGAGGTTCCATTGAATTTTTCTTCATCCTTAACATATCTAGATCTTAGCAGTACAGGAATGCATGGTAATCTACCAGATCATGTTTTCGAGATACCGAACATGCAGGCGCTTGTATTAGGTAGCAATGAGAACCTCACCGGTATTTTACCTAAGTTTAACTCCAGCATATCTTCTTTGGAAGTCTTGGATCTCAGTTTTACCAACTTGTTTGGTGAGCTTCCTGTGTCAATCGGCTGCTTGAAATCCTTAAACTCCTTGATATTATATGGCTGTCAATTCTCTGGTTCTTTACCCGAATCCATTGGCAACCTTTCAAAACTCACTGACTTGGAACTGGGTTCCAACAATTTTGTGGGACAAATCCCAAGGAGTATTTCAAATTTTGTGTGGCTGAAGACACTAGACCTTTCAGGCAATCGATTTCCAGGTCCAATTCCAGATTCTTTCAACAATCTCCAAAAACTAACCTCTCTATCTCTTTTTTCCAACCCTCTAGTTGGTCCATTGCCGCCTTCAGTTGTCAACCTTACAGGGCTTGTAGAATTAGACATTAGATTCACTTCGTTATCTGGTCCACTTCCTTCTAATGCATCTGGTCTCCAAAATCTCGTAAGTCTTCTGTTAACCCACAGTTTTCTTGATGGCACACTTCCATCATGGTTGTTTCACCTTCCATCAGTGATTTTGTTAGATCTTGCATTTAATAATTTCACTGGGCCATTGCCGGATTTCACAGGAAATTCTTCATTggctcttttctttttggatcATAATAAATTACAAGGTCCGATTCCCAAGTCAATATCTACACTTAGGAAGCTAATATGGCTTGATCTTTCGTCAAACAATTTAAGTGGCATTGTTGATTTGATTATGTTCTCGAATATGAAAAACCTTGTTTACCTTTATCTTTCCTCCAATAGATTAGTATGTAGGATCGACAGCGGTGTCTCACTTCTTAACCTTGGACAGTTGGGATTATCATCTTGTGGGCTAAAAGAATTTCCAGGTTTCATTCAAAACTCAAAGAATTTGTCATATTTAGACCTCTCCAGCAACAACATTCGTCAAATTCCTAGTTGGTTGCCTTCCACGGCTTGGGATTCACTAACTTACCTAAATCTGTCTTATAATGCTATATCTACTCCTTTCATGCCACCTTGGAAGAGTCTTTCTGTATTGGATATTCGATCAAATCAGCTTCAAGGTCCGCTGCCAATTTCAATATGCAATTTAGAAGTCCTCTTCTTTCTTGACATGTCTGAAAACAAATTCAGCGGTGAAATTCCACATTGTTTCGGGAACTTCAGTAGCGGACTGGCTGTGCTCAATCTGAAAAATAATCGCCTTCAAGGAAGCATTGGTATGACTTTTGCCTGGAACAATGGTTTGAGATATCTTGGATTGCAGGGCAACCTTTTTGAAGGACAGTTGCCTAGATCTTTGGTGAAGTGTGAAAAACTGGAAGTCTTTGATGTAGGgaataacaaaataaatgacACATTCCCTACGTGGGTGGAAAATCTCAAGGAGCTCAAAGTTTTGGTTCTGAAATCGAATCGATTCTTTGGAACCATAGACAataatttcaaaacaaaaaGCCCATTCAAGAAGTTGCAAATTATGGATCTGTCCAACAACGAGTTCACTGGTGTAGTACCTATAAGGCTTCTAACAAGCTTGAGAGCAATGATGAATTCAGACAGAACTGAATCAAGAGCAATGTACTTGGGCGCTGGCTATATCGGTTATGACAATGATTACAGATATTCGTTAAGCATATCTATGAAAGGGCTATCAATGGAATTAGCCCAAATCATAACAACTCTCACAGCCATTGATTTATCAAGCAACAGATTCAGTGGAGAGATTGACGACGTCATCGGTAACCTGGTTGGCCTCGAAGTTCTGAACTTATCCCATAACAGATTCTCTGGCCATATTCCCTCCTCCTTTGGGAATTTGAGTTCCCTTGAATCATTGGACATCTCTTGCAATCAAATTGATGGAGAGATCCCACAGCAACTTACAATGATGACCTCGCTTGAATTCTTAAACCTCTCACAGAATCATCTTGTGGGACGCATTCCTCAAGGTAACCAATTCAATACATTTTCCAATGATTCATACAAGGGGAACGTGGGACTGTGTGGACTCCCACTAACAAAGAAGTGCAGCGAATCTGATTTTGAGGTGCCACCACCACTTCCTATAGATCAAGAAGAAGAGCAATCGGATTTCTTCAGTGGATTTACATGGAAACCAGTGATGATAggatatggttttggaattgtCCTTGGACTTGCTTTGGGATGGCTAATGTTTGCAACAGGAAAGCCACAATGGATCGTAACGTTTGTTGAAGAAGCGACATATAAACAGAAAACTCGTTGA
- the LOC113780975 gene encoding (S)-ureidoglycine aminohydrolase, with protein sequence MPKMQSFSVFSVQLYLLLSLMLGILEVSLSQEGFCTAPSILKTDSNALPLYWKVTNPTLSPSHLQDLPGFTRSVYKRDHALITPESQVFSPLPAWTNTLGAYLITPAMGSHFVMYLAKMQENSKSGLPLSDAERFIFVLHGTAVLIDASGYTHNLNVDSYAYLPPNSTHHLNCEATATLVVFERRYSYLENYSTGLIVGTTDKQPLLETPGEVFELRKLLPTSLPYDFNIHIMDFQPGEFLNVKEVHYNQHGLLLLEGQGIYRLGDSWYPVQAGDAIWMAPFVPQWYAALGKSRTRYLLYKDVNRNPM encoded by the exons GCATCTTGGAAGTTTCATTGTCTCAAGAAGGGTTCTGCACTGCACCATCAATCTTGAAGACTGACTCCAATGCTCTACCACTTTACTGGAAAGTTACCAATCCCACCTTGTCTCCTTCTCATCTGCAAG ACTTGCCAGGGTTCACTCGCAGCGTGTACAAAAGGGACCATGCTCTGATAACTCCTGAAAGTCAAGTGTTCAGCCCTTTGCCTGCTTG GACAAATACATTGGGTGCTTATCTTATAACACCTGCAATGGGCTCACATTTTGTTATGTACTTGGCTAAGATGCAAG AAAATTCAAAGTCAGGGCTTCCACTAAGTGATGCTGAGAG GTTCATATTCGTTCTTCATGGTACTGCAGTTCTTATTGATGCATCTGGCTATACCCATAATCTGAAT GTGGATTCCTATGCTTATCTTCCTCCAAACTCAACTCATCACTTGAATTGTGAGGCAACCGCAACTCTTGTTGTATTTGAAAGAAG GTACTCCTACCTGGAAAACTATAGTACAGGGCTGATTGTTGGTACAACAGATAAGCAGCCTCTTCTTGAGACTCCTGGCGAG GTTTTTGAACTCAGGAAACTACTTCCCACTTCTTTGCCATATGATTTCAACATTCAT ATTATGGATTTTCAACCAGGAGAATTTCTTAATGTGAAG GAGGTCCATTATAACCAGCATGGTTTACTGCTTTTGGAGGGCCAGGGAATTTACCGCTTAGGTGACAGCTG GTACCCTGTTCAAGCTGGTGATGCCATTTGGATGGCACCATTTGTTCCTCAATG GTATGCTGCCCTTGGCAAAAGCCGAACACGTTATTTGCTGTATAAGGATGTAAATAGGAATCCCATGTAA
- the LOC113780825 gene encoding cationic amino acid transporter 6, chloroplastic-like — protein MAAIDQPETSGSMNFSTYLHSLSQTPNRLKKRILATWTPDQELNKVRLRSGADMKRKLTWYDLVALGVGGMLGAGVFVTTGPVALDISGPSVFISYIIAGISALLSSLCYTEFSIEIPVAGGAFSYLRVTFGEFVGYFAGANILMEYVLSNAAVARSFTEYLCTAFGRNDPNSWRIEVDGLVKGYNMLDIPAVALTAVLTLCLCHSTKESSNLNLAMTVFHVAFFGFIIIAGFQNGSPKNLIKPGGLAPFGAKGVLDGAAKVYFSYIGYDSVSTMAEEIRNPSRNLPIGIVGSVLIVSALYCLMALSLCLLVPYNKIPERASFSVVFRNMGWKWASNLVGAGASLGIVASLLVAMLGQARYLCVIGRARLVPSWLAKVHSKTGTPLNATIFLGFCQASIALFTELDIVIEMISIGTLLVFYLVANALLYRRYVITSSHPPFPTLLFLILLTCTSIGFSISWKLKRHWWDLPLFGGLMITITALFQCLMAPPASQRQEPAKWSVPFMPWPAAISIFLNVFLMTTLQKLSYQRFGIWACFITLFYVVYGVHSTYHAEEMEVCVDNGVTTNSSVQPTKFDIQVL, from the exons ATGGCAGCAATTGATCAGCCTGAAACATCTGGATCTATGAACTTCTCTACTTACCTTCATTCGCTCTCTCAGACGCCTAACAGGCTTAAGAAGAGAATATTAGCAACATGGACACCAGACCAAGAGCTCAATAAAGTCAGGCTCAGGTCTGGTGCAGACATGAAGAGAAAACTAACCTGGTATGATTTAGTGGCTCTTGGAGTTGGAGGAATGCTTGGTGCCGGAGTATTCGTTACTACCGGTCCTGTTGCTCTAGATATCTCCGGTCCTTCTGTTTTCATTTCATACATAATAGCAGGAATATCAGCTCTACTCTCTTCTTTGTGCTATACTGAATTTTCCATTGAGATTCCAGTTGCTGGTGGCGCATTTAGTTACCTGAGAGTTACTTTTG GAGAATTTGTGGGCTACTTTGCTGGTGCCAACATACTGATGGAGTACGTCTTATCAAATGCTGCTGTTGCAAGAAGTTTCACGGAGTATCTCTGCACTGCTTTTGGAAGGAACGATCCAAACTCATGGAGAATTGAAGTGGATGGATTAGTAAAGGGTTATAACATGTTGGACATTCCAGCAGTTGCTTTAACTGCTGTTCTAACTCTGTGCTTGTGTCATAG TACAAAGGAAAGCTCAAATTTGAACCTAGCGATGACAGTGTTCCATGTAGCTTTCTTTGGTTTTATTATCATTGCTGGTTTTCAAAATGGAAGCCCCAAAAACTTGATCAAACCAGGAGGCCTGGCTCCTTTTGGTGCTAAGGGAGTCCTTGATGGTGCAGCAAAAGTCTATTTCAGTTATATAGGCTATGATTCAGTTTCAACAATGGCAGAAGAGATCAGGAATCCTTCAAGAAACCTCCCAATTGGAATTGTGGGTTCAGTACTTATTGTTTCTGCACTTTATTGCCTCATGGCCTTGTCTTTGTGCTTGTTGGTTCCTTATAACAAG ATTCCAGAGAGGGCATCGTTTTCGGTTGTTTTTCGAAATATGGGTTGGAAATGGGCAAGCAACTTAGTAGGGGCTGGTGCAAGCCTGGGAATTGTGGCTTCTCTCCTGGTTGCCATGCTAGGCCAAGCAAGGTATCTTTGTGTTATTGGGAGGGCCCGGCTTGTGCCATCCTGGTTAGCTAAAGTGCATTCGAAGACAGGCACCCCACTAAACGCAACTATATTCTTGG GATTTTGCCAAGCATCAATTGCACTCTTCACCGAACTGGACATTGTGATTGAGATGATCTCCATTGGAACCCTTCTGGTGTTCTACCTGGTGGCTAATGCTCTCCTATATCGTCGATACGTAATCACAAGCAGCCATCCTCCATTCCCCACTCTCCTGTTTCTCATCCTCCTCACTTGCACCTCAATTGGCTTCTCCATTTCTTGGAAGCTGAAAAGACACTGGTGGGATCTACCATTATTTGGTGGGCTGATGATCACTATCACTGCCCTTTTCCAATGTCTTATGGCCCCTCCTGCTAGCCAGCGCCAGGAACCTGCCAAATGGTCAGTGCCCTTCATGCCATGGCCGGCTGCAATATCCATCTTTCTCAATGTTTTTCTCATGACTACCTTACAAAAGCTTTCCTACCAAAGATTTGGTATATGGGCATGCTTTATTACTTTGTTTTATGTAGTGTATGGTGTTCACTCTACATATCATGCAGAAGAAATGGAAGTATGTGTTGATAATGGTGTCACCACAAACTCATCCGTTCAGCCGACAAAGTTTGATATCCAAGTTTTATAA
- the LOC113781012 gene encoding protein FIP2-like, with the protein MSVTTTTVAPAAADAAGRPARKFPPPCWTQEETLALIDAYRERWYALRRGYLRTADWDAVAAAVTNRCPDASPAKTSAQCRHKMEKLRQRYRAEKQRSLSYPSGRFFSSWFFFENMDAMENGTSVSVAGSNREPENRENSASGFPLKTFLDQNILKLKLSTKNRSTKVDGNSTPNFGFSQGVRAKNSSKNADKKVGSDFSSKVFNGGYSSYMDIGSDKDEEEMDFHGGFGAKNVDDGMPGLTGFKGKNFGKILGNSRSGFEFESLGGKGFEASDGFHMQTLGDESMVPPRLRLKRIGKVNRSFDADQAKDGSWVSLGTRRKYAENLDSDLDSSGGLNGFYDQSRLGFEKRGFGCDSGGRGEAKRGRSSIDEMVSSIKMLGEGFMKMENMKMDMAREMEKNRMEMEMKRNELILESQRQIVDALAQSLMEIKRKKVKITAAPET; encoded by the coding sequence ATGTCCGTCACCACCACAACCGTTGCTCCGGCTGCTGCTGATGCCGCCGGGAGGCCTGCCAGGAAATTCCCACCGCCTTGTTGGACCCAAGAGGAGACTCTGGCCTTGATAGACGCCTACCGCGAGAGATGGTATGCGCTCCGCCGCGGATATCTTCGAACGGCTGACTGGGATGCGGTGGCGGCAGCTGTCACCAATCGCTGCCCAGATGCTTCTCCCGCCAAGACTTCCGCTCAGTGCCGCCACAAGATGGAGAAGCTCCGGCAGCGCTACCGAGCAGAAAAGCAGCGGTCACTCTCCTACCCCTCCGGCAGATTCTTCTCCTCTTGGTTTTTCTTTGAGAATATGGACGCCATGGAAAATGGAACCTCTGTTTCAGTGGCTGGATCCAATCGAGAACCTGAGAATCGGGAAAATTCTGCTAGTGGGTTTCCGTTGAAGACTTTTCTCGATCAGAATATATTGAAATTAAAACTTAGTACTAAAAACCGAAGTACCAAAGTTGATGGCAATTCAACTCCTAACTTTGGTTTCAGCCAAGGTGTTAGGGCTAAGAATTCGTCGAAAAATGCTGATAAAAAAGTGGGCTCTGATTTTAGTTCTAAAGTTTTCAATGGTGGATACTCTTCGTACATGGATATTGGATCTGATAAAGATGAGGAAGAAATGGATTTCCATGGCGGGTTTGGCGCTAAGAACGTTGATGATGGAATGCCAGGGCTTACGGGGTTTAAAGGGAAGAACTTTGGCAAGATTCTAGGGAATTCTAGGAGTGGTTTTGAGTTTGAATCTCTAGGAGGCAAAGGTTTTGAAGCTAGTGATGGATTTCATATGCAAACTTTGGGTGATGAGAGTATGGTTCCGCCGCGACTTAGGCTGAAGAGGATTGGGAAGGTGAACAGGAGTTTTGATGCTGATCAGGCTAAGGATGGGTCATGGGTGTCTCTTGGCACTAGGAGAAAGTATGCTGAAAATTTGGATTCTGATCTCGATTCGTCTGGAGGTTTGAATGGGTTTTACGATCAGTCAAGGTTGGGATTTGAGAAGAGGGGTTTTGGCTGCGACAGTGGTGGAAGAGGAGAGGCGAAAAGGGGGCGGAGTTCAATTGATGAAATGGTTTCGTCCATTAAGATGTTGGGAGAAGGTTTCATGAAGATGGAAAATATGAAAATGGATATGGCAAGGGAGATGGAGAAAAATCGAATGGAGATGGAGATGAAACGGAATGAATTGATACTCGAATCACAGCGACAGATTGTTGATGCTCTTGCACAGAGTTTGATGGAGATCAAGAGAAAAAAGGTGAAGATCACAGCTGCTCCAGAAACGTAG